Proteins found in one Triticum urartu cultivar G1812 chromosome 4, Tu2.1, whole genome shotgun sequence genomic segment:
- the LOC125554649 gene encoding protein DETOXIFICATION 44, chloroplastic-like, whose product MVTAHGSYLLKLLSHLGDELLSAWHLVPSTLAGKRAVKHASTWCSSASLVTLSRCLEESHEATTLNEKDGEDAKFIGQEEEMRKKLQAPDDRPIPDVRPLRATPAKGYQATSLNVAATYLYDSHSNFSVFVGALLIARTIAVILPLWLSTSLAARQGPVPMAGYEISLQVWLTISLLNDALALAGQALLASEYAKGNYKQARLVLYRVLQIGGVTGLALAATLFLGFGYLTLLFTDDPAVLDVAQSGVWFVTITQPINAIAFVFDGLYYGVSDFGYAAYSTLFAGVVASAFLLVVGPNFGLGGVWAGLTLFMGLRAVAGFWRLGSKGGPWEIVWSKTD is encoded by the exons ATGGTCACCGCGCATGGCTCTTACCTCTTGAAGCTCCTCAGTcatcttggtgatgaactcctgagcgcctgGCACCTTGTGCCTAGCACCCTCGCGGGGAAGCGTGCGGTGAAGCATGCCTCCACATGGTGctcgagcgcctccctcgtgacatTGTCTAG gtgCTTGGAGGAAAGCCACGAAGCAACTACACTCAATGAAAAAGACGGTGAGGACGCCAAGTTCATTGGACAAGAAGAAGAGATGCGGAAGAAGctacaggctccggacgaccggcccatcccggacgtccggcccctgaGGGCCACACCAGCCAAGGGATACCAGGCCA CATCCCTTAATGTTGCTGCAACATACCTATATGATAGCCACTCTAACTTTAGTGTTTTTGTAGGTGCCTTGCTAATTGCCAGGACCATCGCAGTAATCCTTCCATTATGGCTGTCGACATCCCTGGCCGCAAGACAAGGGCCTGTTCCAATGGCTGGCTATGAGATAAGCTTGCAAGTCTGGCTAACAATTTCTCTACTTAATGATGCACTGGCTCTTGCTGGTCAG GCTCTGCTTGCAAGTGAATATGCGAAAGGGAACTACAAGCAGGCCCGCTTGGTTTTGTACAGGGTTCTGCAG ATTGGAGGTGTCACTGGTCTTGCACTTGCTGCAACCTTGTTCCTTGGGTTTGGATATTTGACCTTGCTGTTTACAGATGATCCAGCAGTTCTAGATGTTGCGCAGTCTGGAGTCTGG TTTGTCACTATTACTCAGCCGATAAATGCTATTGCTTTTGTGTTTGATGGGCTCTACTACGGTGTTTCTGACTTCGGCTATGCCGCATACTCCACA CTTTTCGCGGGGGTCGTCGCTTCAGCCTTCCTCCTTGTCGTTGGTCCCAACTTTGGTCTTGGTGGTGTATGGGCTGGTCTTACTCTCTTTATGGGTCTGCGAGCAGTTGCCGGGTTCTGGAG GTTAGGGAGCAAAGGTGGACCATGGGAAATAGTCTGGTCAAAGACTGATTAA